A window of Fragaria vesca subsp. vesca linkage group LG7, FraVesHawaii_1.0, whole genome shotgun sequence contains these coding sequences:
- the LOC101312109 gene encoding uncharacterized protein LOC101312109, which produces MNDLDKKVPNPKVSKEECPAHVEEVSILKRHKDVGKHGDNYISEHIKEESVFLKKCGKLPSQKVTKEECIASYIQINEDIPLHVMVDMKIGIRDIILIYQAEGFEENVRNLRNSLSRNMQPKDTKVAHALINACKASMGINSLGFVCGLSIDRESIWKFRRLNMGSGYLGD; this is translated from the exons ATGAATGATCTGGATAAGAAAGTACCGAACCCGAAGGTTTCGAAAGAGGAGTGCCCTGCACATGTTGAG GAGGTGTCCATCCTGAAGCGTCACAAGGATGTTGGAAAACATGGAGATAATTACATTTCTGAACATATTAAG GAGGAATCTGTGTTTTTGAAAAAGTGTGGTAAGTTGCCGAGCCAGAAGGTAACTAAAGAGGAATGCATTGCTAGTTATATCCAG ATTAATGAGGATATTCCCCTCCACGTGATGGTTGATATGAAGATTGGTATTCGTGACATTATTTTGATCTATCAAGCTGAG GGCTTCGAAGAAAATGTGAGGAACCTACGTAATAGCCTCTCTAGAAACATGCAACCCAAAGATACTAAAGTTGCCCATGCATTGATAAATGCCTGCAAGGCTAGCATGGGAATTAACTC GCTAGGATTTGTTTGCGGATTATCCATTGATAGAGAAAGCATTTGGAAATTCCGAAGGCTAAACATGGGAAGTGGATATTTGGGAGATTAG
- the LOC101311815 gene encoding putative disease resistance protein At3g14460-like: MGEAVLGAFLQVLLEKLADQEITEYFGRLMVDKKVLEKWTSTLKAIEAVLSDAEEKQLTQGAVKEWLDDLRDLAYDVQDVLDIFDTKMLKRKIERQQGSKSKIWSSLSKVKSNFGLNSAIKKLSDRLEQITTRQKHFGLKELGVSKKPWKMPPSTTSQLLDGPVIGRDEAKTKILNDVLLESEHSTSNFHNFRVVSIVGTGGLGKTTLAKDVFNDAATEQFRPKGWVSVSDDFDLLRVTTAVLESVTSGSVKESKELNSVLVKLSEELAGKKFLIVLDDVWNTCNYDQWTKLQSAFRVGAVGSKIIVTTRDANMQLVFYWMAEGLIQQQPEENKQMEDLGRDNFQELVSRSLFQKSSKTESKYIMHDLVTDLARWAAGSSCSRLEDMQNYDSQHRCLPKVRHSSYIPGWCDGVKKFEVYSEATCLRTFLPLSLSNYNHLAHKVSSDLLPKLQYLRLLSLNGYQIRELPNTIGELKHLRYLDLSHTWIRSLPDSTTTLYNLQTLLLKSCSMLKALPTSMRNLVNLRHLNNSGTNSLEEMPPELGQLTNLQTLPEFVIGKGSGSGVREIESLLHLQGTLHISRLENVICVEDARSANLKSKERLEALFLEWSSSSVSTEDAAIVLDMLQPHSKLKKLTIKGYAGLRFSTWIGNPSFTKMVRVKLEGCNHCQFWPPFGQLPCLKELCIQEMDAVESVGVEFYGEGDLSFHVLETLELHNLKNWKKWYPCQQGEGVEALSCLKKLSIRGCPKLEGDLPEKLDSLAQLEIYGCEELVVSVSKYKQLHGSYIKNCKRVVYDTSTVQFDLLESLTFSNVSELRFQTEAFMKSLKNVKELKITGCEELTCCFQNEDRLLQHLISLGRLYIEDNSILVEKLGKEAEQLVQLQILDCNIERLELSKCGMVPEGYHHLRSLQELHISECSSLVSFPDVGLPLCLQVIVIKDCESLSHFAKYQIHLSLKRIEIKNCGKLKSLIEKEEEVGNGSSSSSSCLERLTIGNCPSLMGLLCKGQLPRSLKQLWIVSCGQLELITERFLDDSCQLELIYIWDCPNLKSLPDGLCHLTNLQRLTIWDCQSLVSLPRMNVWPREIRIVNCDKLEVAQLARDMMHTSNLEVVSIDYFEGLTTTTSFPTNLTSLSIWKIKNCKALMESQGLQRLACLRELSLFGEDDGSLVSFPPAAENSKETAILLPRSLVNLSIGFFPNLKKLSKGFQFLTSLEWIQIWNCPKLTTLPVEEGLPLSQLYIRSCPLLEQRYKGRYRHKIAHIPRVEINDEVI, translated from the exons ATGGGGGAGGCTGTTCTTGGTGCATTCCTCCAGGTGCTGCTTGAGAAGTTGGCGGATCAAGAGATCACTGAGTACTTCGGACGCCTTATGGTCGACAAAAAGGTGCTGGAGAAATGGACTAGTACGTTGAAGGCCATTGAAGCGGTGCTGAGTGATGCTGAGGAGAAGCAACTAACACAAGGAGCAGTAAAAGAGTGGCTGGATGATCTCAGAGATTTGGCTTACGATGTTCAAGATGTATTGGACATATTTGATACTAAAATGCTGAAGCGGAAGATAGAAAGACAACAAGGAAGCAAAAGCAAGATATGGAGCTCACTCTCTAAAGTTAAGTCCAATTTTGGTCTGAACTCAGCAATCAAGAAGTTAAGTGATCGACTTGAGCAGATAACCACTCGACAGAAGCATTTTGGTTTGAAGGAACTTGGAGTGTCTAAAAAGCCATGGAAAATGCCACCCAGTACTACATCTCAACTGCTAGATGGACCTGTGATCGGAAGGGATGAAGCAAAGACTAAGATTCTTAATGATGTGCTCTTAGAAAGCGAACATAGTACCAGCAATTTTCATAACTTTCGTGTGGTTTCCATTGTTGGTACGGGTGGACTAGGAAAGACAACACTTGCTAAAGATGTCTTCAACGATGCTGCAACTGAACAATTTCGCCCAAAGGGATGGGTGTCTGTGTCCGATGACTTCGACCTTCTAAGGGTGACAACTGCAGTTCTTGAATCTGTCACCTCAGGTTCTGTGAAGGAATCTAAAGAGCTCAATTCGGTTTTGGTAAAGTTGAGTGAGGAATTGGCTGGCAAGAAGTTTTTGATTGTTCTAGATGATGTCTGGAATACATGCAACTACGATCAATGGACAAAATTGCAGTCGGCTTTTCGTGTTGGAGCAGTAGGAAGCAAGATCATTGTGACGACGCGTGATGCGAAT ATGCAATTGGTCTTTTATTGGATGGCTGAGGGCTTGATTCAGCAGCAACCAGAAGAAAACAAACAAATGGAAGATTTGGGACGTGACAATTTTCAAGAGTTGGTGTCCAGGTCATTATTTCAAAAATCAAGCAAAACAGAGTCGAAATACATAATGCATGACCTGGTTACTGATTTGGCACGTTGGGCTGCAGGAAGCTCATGTTCTAGATTGGAGGATATGCAGAATTATGACTCGCAACATAGATGTTTGCCCAAGGTTCGTCATTCATCTTACATTCCTGGTTGGTGTGACGGGGTTAAGAAGTTTGAGGTCTATTCTGAAGCTACATGTTTGCGGACGTTCTTACCACTTTCACTTTCAAATTATAACCATTTGGCTCATAAGGTTTCTTCTGACTTATTGCCCAAACTTCAATACTTACGATTGCTCTCTTTAAATGGATACCAAATACGCGAGTTGCCAAATACAATTGGTGAACTGAAGCATCTACGGTATCTTGATCTCTCCCACACTTGGATAAGAAGTTTGCCAGACTCGACAACAACTCTGTACAACTTGCAGACATTGTTATTGAAAAGTTGTTCTATGCTGAAGGCACTGCCCACAAGCATGAGGAACCTAGTTAATTTGCGTCATCTCAACAATTCAGGTACAAATTCATTGGAAGAAATGCCTCCTGAGCTTGGTCAATTGACTAACCTCCAAACATTGCCTGAGTTTGTTATTGGCAAAGGTAGTGGATCAGGAGTAAGAGAGATTGAGTCATTATTGCATCTGCAAGGGACATTGCACATCTCAAGACTAGAAAATGTGATTTGTGTCGAGGATGCCAGGAGTGCCAACTTAAAGAGCAAGGAAAGGCTTGAAGCCCTATTTCTTGAATGGTCTTCTTCGAGTGTCTCAACAGAAGATGCAGCAATTGTGCTTGACATGTTACAACCTCATAGCAAGCTCAAAAAGCTCACCATCAAAGGTTATGCTGGATTGAGATTTTCAACATGGATTGGGAATCCTTCATTCACTAAAATGGTGCGGGTAAAGTTAGAAGGTTGTAATCATTGTCAATTCTGGCCACCATTCGGACAGTTACCTTGTCTCAAAGAACTTTGTATACAAGAAATGGATGCAGTGGAGAGTGTTGGTGTTGAGTTTTATGGAGAAGGTGACTTGTCGTTTCATGTTTTAGAGACCCTGGAGTTACATAATCTGAAAAATTGGAAGAAGTGGTATCCTTGCCAACAAGGTGAGGGTGTTGAAGCTTTATCTTGCCTGAAAAAGCTTTCCATCAGGGGCTGCCCCAAATTGGAGGGTGATTTACCAGAGAAGCTCGATTCATTAGCACAGCTTGAGATATATGGATGTGAGGAATTGGTGGTTTCAGTATCCAAATATAAACAGCTTCATGGATCATACATCAAAAATTGCAAGAGGGTGGTGTACGACACAAGTACAGTTCAGTTTGACTTACTAGAGAGTTTGACATTTTCAAATGTATCAGAATTGAGATTCCAAACAGAGGCGTTCATGAAAAGCTTGAAAAATGTTAAAGAGTTGAAGATCACTGGTTGTGAGGAGCTTACATGTTGCTTTCAAAATGAGGATAGATTACTGCAACACTTGATTTCTCTTGGTCGTCTGTACATCGAAGACAACTCGATCCTTGTTGAAAAGCTGGGGAAAGAAGCAGAGCAGTTGGTGCAATTGCAAATCCTGGATTGCAATATTGAACGTCTGGAATTAAGCAAGTGTGGAATGGTGCCTGAAGGATATCATCACCTTAGATCACTTCAAGAGCTGCACATAAGTGAATGTTCAAGTCTTGTTTCTTTTCCGGATGTTGGTCTGCCACTTTGTCTTCAAGTCATAGTGATTAAGGACTGCGAATCTCTTTCACACTTCGCAAAATACCAGATTCATCTCAGCCTAAAAAGAATAGAGATTAAGAATTGTGGGAAATTGAAGTCATTAATAGAGAAAGAGGAGGAGGTGGGTAACGGTTCTTCTTCTTCTTCTTCTTGTCTTGAGCGTTTGACTATAGGGAATTGTCCCTCTTTGATGGGCTTATTATGCAAAGGTCAATTACCCAGGTCTCTTAAACAGCTTTGGATAGTGAGTTGTGGACAGCTGGAGCTAATAACTGAGAGGTTCCTCGATGACAGCTGCCAACTCGAGTTAATTTACATCTGGGACTGCCCAAACCTGAAATCCTTACCCGATGGACTGTGCCACCTCACCAATCTTCAGAGATTAACTATTTGGGATTGTCAAAGTCTTGTTTCATTGCCGAGAATGAATGTGTGGCCAAGAGAGATACGGATCGTAAATTGCGATAAATTGGAGGTGGCACAGTTGGCGAGAGACATGATGCACACCAGTAATCTTGAAGTTGTGAGTATTGATTACTTTGAAGGTTTGACAACTACAACTTCCTTCCCCACCAACCTAACATCACTGTCAATCTGGAAGATCAAGAACTGTAAGGCGCTGATGGAATCTCAAGGGTTGCAGAGACTCGCCTGTTTGAGAGAATTGAGTCTATTCGGTGAAGATGATGGAAGTCTGGTGTCATTTCCACCTGCTGCTGAGAATTCAAAGGA
- the LOC101312687 gene encoding probable LRR receptor-like serine/threonine-protein kinase At5g63710-like has product MATTVFLFTLLLFFFTNPPHVYGNTELRALMDIKALLDPQSLYLSSWTVHGDPCDTSFEGVACNEAGRVSNISLQGKGLDGKLSPAIGELKDLTGIYMHYNSLKGEIPKEIANLTQLSDLYLNVNNLSGEIPPEIGNMGSLEVLQLCYNQLTGSIPTQLGSLKNLSVLALQSNQLTGAIPASLGNLEMLMRLDLSYNNLFGSIPMKVADAPLLEVLDIRNNTLSGNVPLALKRLNDGFSYENNLGLCGAGFMSLTACNTSSHLNASRPEPFGSTGTTRAIPETANVQLPCNQSRCSNMSKSHQASVAVVVGIVVLTVALSAIGILLFTQHRRQKQKLGSSFDVSDARLSVDETKAKGVAHRKYGSPLMSLEYSQGWDPLADGRNLSAFAQDVFHSFKFNLDEVETATQYFSEVNLLGKSNFSATYKGILRDGTVVAVKSIGKTCCKTEEAEFLKGLNMLTSLRHENLVKLRGFCCSRGRGECFLIYEYVPNGSLLRYLDVKEGDSHVLEWSTRVSIVKGIAKGLSYLHGYKPNKPALVHQNISAEKVLIDQRFNPLLSNSGLHKLLTNDVVFSALKASAAMGYLAPEYTTTGRFTEKSDVYAFGVLVFQILSGKRKVTNSMRLGAESGRFEDYIDQNLNGRFFEYEASKLANTALLCTHESPIERPSIGEVVQELSNCSSCL; this is encoded by the exons ATGGCCACCACAGTTTTCCTTTTCACCTTGCTCTTGTTCTTCTTCACAAACCCACCTCATGTTTATGGAAACACAGAGCTGAGAGCACTCATGGACATCAAGGCCCTTTTGGACCCCCAGAGTCTGTACCTTTCTTCATGGACTGTCCATGGAGACCCCTGCGACACGTCGTTTGAAGGCGTAGCGTGCAATGAAGCGGGTCGGGTTTCGAATATTTCATTGCAAGGGAAAGGGCTAGATGGGAAGCTGTCTCCTGCCATTGGAGAGCTCAAGGATTTGACTGGGATTTACATGCATTATAACTCCTTGAAGGGAGAGATACCCAAAGAGATTGCCAACTTGACTCAGCTCAGTGACTTGTATTTGAATGTTAATAATCTAAGTGGAGAGATTCCTCCTGAGATTGGAAACATGGGCAGCTTGGAAG TTTTGCAGCTTTGTTACAATCAGCTAACTGGAAGCATACCAACGCAGCTGGGGTCTTTAAAGAACCTCAGTGTTCTTGCTCTGCAGTCCAACCAGTTAACCGGTGCGATTCCAGCAAGTTTAGGAAACTTGGAAATGCTAATGAGACTCGATCTGAGCTACAACAACCTCTTTGGTTCTATTCCCATGAAAGTAGCTGATGCCCCTTTGCTTGAAGTTCTGGACATTCGGAATAATACCCTCTCTGGCAATGTACCTCTTG CTCTGAAGAGACTAAATGACGGATTCTCTTATGAAAACAATCTGGGATTGTGTGGAGCCGGATTTATGTCCTTAACAGCCTGTAACACTTCCAGTCATCTTAATGCAAGTAGACCTGAACCCTTTGGATCGACTGGGACAACACGAGCTATCCCGGAGACTGCAAATGTGCAGTTGCCTTGCAACCAGTCTCGGTGCTCGAATATGTCAAAATCCCATCAAGCATCTGTTGCTGTTGTTGTTGGTATTGTCGTACTAACAGTTGCCTTATCGGCTATAGGAATTCTACTTTTCACACAGCATCGTCGTCAAAAACAGAAGCTTGGGTCCTCATTTGATGTTTCTGATGCCCGTCTTAGTGTTGATGAGACTAAGGCTAAGGGAGTAGCTCACAGGAAATATGGCTCTCCACTTATGAGCCTTGAGTATTCTCAAGGGTGGGATCCTTTAGCTGATGGGAGGAATTTAAGTGCATTTGCCCAAGACGTGTTCCATAGCTTTAAGTTCAATTTGGATGAGGTGGAGACTGCCACTCAGTATTTCTCTGAGGTGAATCTATTGGGGAAGAGTAACTTCTCTGCAACCTATAAAGGAATATTACGAGATGGGACTGTTGTGGCTGTTAAGAGCATTGGAAAAACTTGCTGCAAGACTGAGGAAGCAGAGTTCTTGAAGGGGTTGAACATGTTAACCTCATTGAGGCATGAAAATTTAGTGAAATTGAGGGGATTTTGTTGTTCAAGGGGCCGCGGAGAGTGCTTTCTCATTTATGAATATGTTCCAAATGGAAGTTTGCTGCGATATCTTGATGTGAAGGAGGGCGACAGCCATGTTCTTGAATGGTCAACTAGAGTTTCTATTGTGAAGGGCATCGCAAAAG GTCTATCTTATCTACATGGATACAAGCCAAACAAACCGGCTCTTGTTCACCAAAACATTTCAGCTGAAAAAGTGCTGATTGACCAGCGATTCAACCCTTTGCTTTCAAATTCCGGCCTGCACAAGCTTCTTACCAATGATGTCGTTTTCTCAGCACTCAAGGCCAGCGCTGCTATGGGCTACCTAGCTCCAGAGTACACCACTACCGGACGGTTTACAGAGAAAAGTGATGTCTATGCATTTGGAGTGCTGGTTTTCCAAATCCTATCAGGGAAACGGAAAGTAACTAACTCCATGCGTCTTGGTGCTGAGTCAGGCAGATTTGAAGACTATATTGACCAAAACCTCAATGGCAGGTTCTTTGAATATGAAGCGTCCAAGCTTGCAAACACTGCTTTGCTCTGCACTCATGAATCTCCAATTGAGAGACCATCTATTGGAGAAGTTGTTCAAGAGTTAAGTAATTGCAGTAGCTGTCTCTGA